In the Prionailurus viverrinus isolate Anna chromosome A3, UM_Priviv_1.0, whole genome shotgun sequence genome, CAACATAAGCCATCTAAATTTTTGTGAACCTGACCTGAGGGTCATGTCAGTCGTTTCAGGTTTCAGCAATTTGCCAGACAGATTTAAAGACTTTCTACTGTATCTGAGATGTCGAAATTATTCACTACTTATAGATCAACCGGATAAATGTGCAAAGAAACCCTTCTTGTTACTGGCTATAAAGTCCCTCATTCCACATTTTGCTAGAAGGCAAGCAATTCGGGAATCTTGGGGCAGAGAAACCAACGTGGGGAACCAAACTGTAGTGCGAGTCTTCTTACTGGGTCAGACCCCGCCAGAGGACAACCACCCGGACCTGTCAGATATGTTGAAATTCGAGAGTGAGAAGCACCAAGACATTCTTATGTGGAACTACAGAGACACTTTCTTCAACTTGTCCCTGAAAGAAGTGCTCTTTCTCAGGTGGGTGAGCACTTCCTGCCCAAATGCCGAGTTCGTTTTCAAGGGCGATGACGATGTTTTTGTGAACACGCATCACATCCTGAATTACTTGAATAGCTTATCCAAGAACAAAGCCAAAGATTTGTTTATAGGTGACGTGATCCACAATGCTGGACCTCATCGGGATAAGAAACTGAAGTACTACATCCCAGAAGTTGTTTACACTGGTGTCTATCCGCCTTATGCAGGGGGAGGTGGATTCCTCTACTCTGGCCACCTGGCCCTGAGGCTGTACAATATAACCGACCGGGTCCTTCTCTACCCCATTGATGATGTTTATACTGGAATGTGCCTTCAGAAACTCGGCCTCGTTCCAGAGAAACACAAAGGTTTCAAGACATTTgatatagaagagaaaaacaagaataacatTTGTTCCTATGTAGATTTGATGTTAGTACATAGTAGAAAACCTCAAGAGATGATTGATATCTGGTCTCGGTTGCAAGATGCTCATTTAAATTGCTGAAATATATACAAACTAAGTTTTGCATAGAAAGACATATCTTGAATAGTTCCCATGTTGTGTTCTTTCACATTAGGGGTAGTACCTATGTTAAACCATCAGAACTGCCTTCATTAGTAGTATCCATTTGAGGGCCTCTATACCCTCTGGTGTGGTACTTTCTGGAGAGGGAAAGCAGAAGAGTGTTAACTTTTCACAGAGGATATGCTGGGAAAATTGGTTCCAGTCCTTCCTATGGCTAGTGGCCATTGTTTCCTAATTTGCCTTCCTTCTTAGCTGAAATCATTTATGTTTCTGGAATTTCCGGGTTTAGGTTATTTATGTTTTGCCCTTGTATGAGAGAGAGTATTCTTCCTTTCCATTATAATGACTGAATTATCTGCAACTTAGGTGTTTATAGACATGCTGGCTACAAAGACCTCGTTATACATGATTCGGTGGTTTTTGTTAAACgcaattccatttattttcatgaaatttggatgaatttttaaaatcgtctacaaaaattaacttctgtCAAAATTTCCTGCCACCCCAACagtattttcttgttttagtaGGTCAGTTAATTTTGCAAAATGAGAATCACTGTGTGACATTTATCCGGTTTACCTTGTTACATGGTCTTATGACCGTCCTAAGGAGAAAGCTTAACTGTCCTGATATTTGGTTTGCTGGGTGGTACCGTGATAATTCTCTAATTTTAGTATTTGAAAATCATGAGTATGATTCCATAATGGCCATCAAAAGATTGAATTGACCCTGGCAGCCATATTGTGCTTAGGAATTTTCGATGTGGACCAGGAAGGCATTTGTAATTTCTGAACTTCAAGTGAAAAGATTGAAATTGCAGACCTTCTTGTGAACAGATTGTCAGTTAAAAACTCCGGGATTCTATTCTTGCCATATTTCCACATGTCACGTATACAAAATTATTCTGAGTAGTGACTGCTTCCCTGTCTCAGTGTAGAAGTgcctgtggttttatttattgttcagaTCAAAgaccaaaacattttcttaaatatattttgtgtaatattttatttgtatacagTGTTGTTGATGAAATATTTAACTAGAGCATGATATTTTAAGTGTTAAGGTGTAACATATGTTAAATAAAGCTAActgttatttttgaattttaaaatttggcttttttggggggaggggtctgTGAAGTACTAGAGTTGATAAAATTCTGCCAAACTGTTGCTTACCTATACTATCTTGTAACATGCtctcttgaaatatttttgtgtttatagaAATGATGCTTCTTACCAGATGTGATACTGGGGATTGTAAGATGATGGAAATAAAGTCACTGTATTTTTACTTGTCTTGTGTCATGTGTAATAATCTATGATCTCTTCTGTTTCCTGTATTTGATTACATTTTCCCAAAAGAGACCATTTTTTTTCCACCCAGAAACTATTAATAGCAATATTGACCTATaagtttttctctgtctcaaggGGTCCTCTGTCTTTGcgtttaaaattcttaaaagtgttggggcgcctgggtggctcagtcggttgagcatctgactttggctcaggtcatgatctcatggttgacgagctcgagccccatgttgggctctgtgctgacagctcagagtccggagcctgcttcagattctgtgtgtgtgtctctctctctctgcccctccccactcatgctctgtctctgtctcaaaaataaaataaacattaaaaaaaatttttgttaattcttaaaattactggggcgccttggtggctcagtcagttaagcatctgactcttgattttggctcaggtcatagtctcatggttcgtgggatcgagcaccatgttgagttctgtgctgacagtgcagggcctgcttggaattctctctctcttctccctctcattctctgtccctcccttgctgtctctgtctctctttaggtaaataaacttgaagaaaatgtaaaaaattcttaaaagtgcTTTCCCATTTAGAGTCTTGAAAGAGGAGTATCAGTATTTATTTATGCTTCCATTGGTGGTGAGTAGAGAGAATTTAAGACAAAAGCagcaactttttaatttttttgagtatagttgttATACAATGTTAGGTTCGTTTCAGGTGTAACTTAGTGATTAAATTTCTCCTTACATTATGTTCTGCTCACCCTGAGTGTAGCTTCCATCTACCACCatgcaacactattacaatatcatccACTATATTCCCGGTGCTGTACTTTTATCTCCAGGaattttattcattccataattggaagcctgtatctcccactccccttccctcatcttgtttctcttcccaccccctttcctctggcaaccatcagtttgttctctgtgttcatggtctatttctgcttttcgtttattcatttgttttttagattctacgtATAAGTAAAATgacatggtatttgtttttctttgactcatttcacttaccgttatactctctaggtccatctatgttgtcacaaatggcaagatctcattgtgttttatggccaagtaatattccactatgtgtatataccacatcttctttatccattaatctatgcATGGCcccttgagttgcttccatatcttaactgttgtaaataatgctgcagtaagcaTAGAGGTGTGTAGATatttttgaattcgtgtttttattttctgtaggtaaataccagtagtggaattatatagatcatacggtatttgtatttgtaatttttggaggaatctcatatacatgtatgcatgtaccaatttgcattcccatcaatgatgcatgaaggttcctttttctctgcatccttgtcaacacttgttattgtcatTTTGATTCTAGCCactgaagtgatacctcattctggttttggtttgcatttccctaatgatgacactaagatactgagcatcttttcatgtgtcttttggccatctgtggGTCTTCCTTGGACAAATGTCCATTCgtgttctctgcccatttttaattggattatttttttggtgttatagaagttctctctctctctctatatatatattttttttaaaaattttttaatgtttatttttgagaccgagagagacagagcatgaacggagaagggtagagaaagagagagagacacagaatccgaagcaggctccaggctctgagctgtcagcacggagcccgatgtggggcttgaactcaagagctgtgagatcatgatctgagccgaagtcggacacccaaccgactgagccacccaggtgcccctctctctctattttggattctaaccatTTTCTGGTTATATCatgtgcaaatgttttctcttattcagtaggttgccttttttgttttgttgatggtttcttttgcttcttattttGGTGTGGCCTCTATAGTTAGTTTTTGATTCGTTTCGCTTGCCTGAAGAGACatattagaaaaatgttgctacggcAGATGTCAAAGAAActatctatattttcttctgggagttttatggtttcagatatcacatttaggtctgtaatccattttgagtttaatttttgcgtgtgtggtgtaagaaagtggtccagtttcagtcttttacatgtagctgtccagttttcccaacaccatttactgaagagacttatcctttctccattgtatattcttgtctctaAAGCAGCATCTTAAAGACTATTATCCTACCCCATGTCTATTTGGGGGTTTGTGTCCTTTTTTTAGCAACAGGATATACTGGGTTTTAAACCTTTACATGTTGCCTTTGGCTCTATCATGGCACCAACCGATCTTTGAGTTCACGAAACCCTCTCTTGGTGCCTACGAGATGGATTCTCCCCTGAACCTCCACCTCATGGATGTAAGCATCACCGTCTAATTCGCTCTTTGAGAACTACTCGAGCTCTAGCAGAAATGTGTTTGGACCTTTTTCACGGCTACTCCCAAGTCATGTCGATTCTAAGTTTGAAGTTCAAGGCTGAATGAACATTGCCAGGGTTTAAATTTCAACGAACCCAAGCAGGCGTTAAAAGGGAAAGGATGAAGGAGACATCCCTGGCCCTGGTTTCCTTTCTTTAGTTGGTCAAGGGAGAATGGAACAGAAGGGCAGGAAGGGAATACTCTGAGTCACTTGGAAATTGAATCCAGAATTAAAgcgccttccccttccccccaggtATGACCATCTGCTTTGCTACTCCTGATTGACAGTGGTCTGGAATATTTGGTGTTCTGGGATGTCTTGGTCCCCTcagatgcagaaagagaaaagatgcaTTTATTAAGGCAAAGGATGATTTACTTTCACTTCCAAGAAAGCTGAAATGAATAAAGCCTTTACTTGGGCCAAATTCAGTGTGATTTGCCTTCTTAATGAAAAATGTCAGATGAAGTAAAAATTCTTGTGTAGAACAGTTGAAAACAAATACTTCATGAGCTGGGCTGTGGGAATTACTGGATAAATTTTCCTTGATGTTAATTGTATATTGGAtatacgttttattttatttttatttttttaaatgtttatttctgagagggagagacagagtgcaagtagggaaggggcagaaggagagggagacaggatctgaggcaggctccaggctctgagctgtcagcacagagcctgatgtgaggctcaaactcacaaaccacgagatcatgacctgagctgaagtcggatgcttaaccgactgagccacccaggcacccgttttatttttttaaatatttatttattttgagagagactgcacgagctgggggatgggcggagagagagggagaataccaggcaggttctgtgctgtcagtgcagagcccgacgtggggctcaatctcacaaaccatgagatcatgacctcagctgaaatccagagtcagatgcttaaattgGTTATATGCTTTAAATGCTAGGAACATCTGCCACATAATCTTGAAGCTGAACTTCACCTTGTTAGAGTTAACAGTAAATctgaaaaattaaagtatttgtCCTGATTCGCTTAGGTCTCAAAGTAATACTTTGAAAAGGTAGAGGCCAAGAAAGAGGCATTTTAATACTTAAGGAGCCAAAAAATCTTGTCACATTGTATATAAAGTgtatttgttaattttaacctgtaatattttatttaccacTAAAATCCATTCAATATGATTTATGTCAGTTGTATGATATGCCTCAATGGCAGAGATAGTAAAGTGTAAACTATTACTCCTTAGAATAATTGAAATGCAACATTAGCGTGTGTATTCCATGCATATatagaaagttttaaaacttaagttGAAAAGTGGAGTCCTACTTAggtgtatttccttcttttccatcaCTCTCTGTGGTTAGCAATTTCCACCCAAGCAACCATGGTGGCTTTTGAGCTCTGGTAGTTGCTTGCTTCCTGCCTAGTGTGCATTGTGAAAGGGGAGGTATATTGATTGTGCCGAGGCAACAAAAGTAGAGTTTTTAATTTGATTGTAATCCAAGGGCTTATTTCTAAGAGGCCTGGCAGTTGAACAAAGGTGCTTGCAGTGTCCTGACAGCTGTCCCGCATCAGGGGAATGTTCTCGTCCTACTTTAGCAGTAAGCCTTGGGAAGAACTTACATCCCAGCAAGGGCTTCTCGGTGCCCTGGAGACCTACTGTCCTGGGACACGCCTTTTCCTGGCCTGTCTTCAACTAAACTCTCTCCTGGCTCGTCATCaagtccttccccagattggctttcttaacctttctttgaAATGTCATCAGTAACCCTGATCCTGGCACCAACTTTACCACTTCTTCTTTAACTATCAGAAgagtacaaaatgaaaacatatcctGCCCTTGGTTTGGGTTCTTCCAGAAATAGACCTCTAGAGAAGGATTCTAGCACAATTAGTTTCTTGGGTACATGTTCTGTGAGAAGGTGATGTTGGGAAGAAAGGCAGCCAATAAGGAGTGTGTGTTAAGCCAACTGCCAGCATGGAtctggagctcaatcccatgggACATCTGTGGAGAAGAATAGTGTGGAAAGTATGCCCCAGAATGATCCCTCTTAAGGCCTGAGGGGGCTGGGCTCTTGTTTACAACAGCTTTATTGACGTATAATTTTCCCACCAGGATAGTGACCCATTCTAAGTGTGTGGTGATTTTTGGCCGATTAGAGTGTGCTGTAACTTGCACTGCAATCCActacaaaaataatttggtttCCTGCAGTATGCCCCACGGATCTGTCTCTTGCTTCAACAGTGTCTGGATGGAACGGATGCAGGGACGCCCCTTCTACCAGCCTCCTGACCACCCTCCAACCCTTTTTCCAGTCACAACCTTTGGAGCCATCTTCTTGGCCATCCTTTGCCTCTGGGACTGGCCAACACCCTATTTTGAGCTTAGCTCCTTCTTACCCATCAACCGTGAGCTCCCCGGATTCCTCAGAATTATTTCACCGAGGTGGAGGGGGCTGTCAACCTCCTGGTCGACACGCACCTGCAGGCCTCCTACACCTACCTCTCTCTGGGCTTCTATTTTGACCGTGACAATGGGAATCTGGAGGGCATGGGTCACTTACTTCCACGTGTTGGCAAGGGTGCAAGGGTGTGGAGTGTCCCCGGAAGTTGCAAAGTCAACCAGGCAGCCACACCCTCTTCCGGGACCAGGACCAGGCAGAAGCTGTTCCAGGATGAGAGTAATAAAACCCTGGACGCCACAGACACCGCCCCGGTTCTGGTGAAGAATCTGAACCAGGCCCGTTTGGCTCTGCGTGCCCTGGGTTCTGCCTGCGCGGGCCCCCATCTCTGTGACTTCCTGGAGGACCAGGATGAGAAGGGGATCAAGAAGACGGGTGACCACCTGACTCACCCCTGCAGGCGGGATGgcccccaggctgggctgggcgaGTATTTCTTCTAAAGGCTCGccctcaaggggcacctgggtggttcagtcagttaagtgtctgactttggttcaggtcatgatctcatggttcctgagttccagccctgtgtcaggctctgtgctgatggctcagagcctggagcttgcttcagattctatgtcttcctctctctctgcccctcccccgctcaccctctgtctctattcatctgtctctctctctctctctctctctctctctcaaaaataaataaatattaaaaaaataaaaaataaaaataaagtctcgTCCTCAAGCATGACTAGAAGCCTCTGAAGCCCGGCAGCCTTTGAGGGGCCTCTCTGGCATGCAACCCCCCGGACCAGGGCTTGTCCCCAAGCCTCTCCCTGCAGCCACCAGGCAGCTTTTTATAACCACCCTGGAGCCCTGTCCCAAGCCACGGACCAAATGGAAACAAAGCTGTTTGCAGCGTGACgtgcgtgcacatacacacaggtTTCTAGTCTTAATCATTCTTTTACTTAGCCCTCTATAGAACTTTTTTATTTGGgccatcctttttcttttttaattttcaaaaagcaatATCTTGTTTATTACTCTGCTTTCCATTGCAGCCTGTTCTTTGTGGATACAGTGACTTAGAAGAGTTAGTCCTGttttattttgataattcttAGTGAAGTATCTCAGGCCTTAGTTAGCTggttttcactttaattttcatGGAAGGGAATACGAAGTGATCCTTGGCCATTTCTGTGAATGAATGCGCTGAACTGACTTGTGTCACTTCCTGGGAACTGTTTCTTTTCAGGGCCATTCATCCCAAAGACCACTTCCTTGCATGGGGAGGCTGAGTGAGGGTGTGTATGTGTAGTGTCCTGGTAGAGGCTGATACCCTTTCAGGGACCGAGCAGGTGGGAGACAGGTAGGCTGGAGACCAGATGCTGGAGCTGCCTTTCCTCCTTTTTGCTTTGGGTCTATTTCATCATGTACTACTCAGCTTCTCCTGCCAACCAGAACATTGTATCTCTCTGTCTAGGAAACATTTCTTAGCATAGAAGCATCTGAGCTCATGCTCAcccaactgtgtgtgtgtgtttggacgGGTTGGGGCAGCTATGATGCAGCCAGCGCCACAGTAAATCATCCCCACTGCCTCCTGCAAGCTGGGAGACTTTGTGGAGCTCCCCTGTGAATGTTAGCCCCATATCCCTGCAGCTTTCTCTCGACCGTATTCAGGGCTGTGCTTCCCTTCTTTCAGCTTGTCCAGTAATATAATTGCATATATTTCCTATCTTTCAGAAGTGATCTTTCTGTTGATGGTACCATCTTTGTTGCCAACGCCACTTtgggtttcttcatttttgtatccCGTTATTGTCATTTCAAGGTGATTTTAGTAGGAGGAGGAGACAAACACTGCCCACTCTCCTGAATTGGGGTCCCCAGCTCCGTTTCTCATAGCCAGGGAGGTAGCCTTGGGAAGAGGGCTCTGGGTTTGGTTCACAGCCAGCCAAGCCTGCCCAGGCAGCACTCCCTCAGCTGCCAAAAATTGCTACGTGGGTGGGAAGTGATCAAGCCGTCCCAGCCTCACTCTGGCCCCACCCCAAGTCTCCTTGGGCAGTAGAGAAATGTTCAACCCTCGCCTCCTTTGAATCAGTAGCCTTCTGGGCTCTTCCTGCTGTTGTTCAAGGGTTCAAGGCACTGAGGtcagaattcctttttttccacttgTCCCACCTCATTGCAAAATGTGGCACAGTGATGAAGTGTTAACTAATCATTGGATAATTTGTTTCCAGTCTgtggggtggagagaagagaatgaaaacagagcTTTGCTGGCTCAGCACAAAGACAGCCAACGGGCAGGCTTGCGGGGGCCTAGCAGAAAACCTAACTGGGTGGAGGGAGACCCAGGAGCCAGATGACAGGTGCCAAGGTCCAGCACAGTGACAAGGTGGAAGTTCCGTCTGTTTTGCTCATTTGAAACTTGAGGACCAACCTGCAGTCAGCCAGGAGGCCAGGGCTACAGATTCTCAGCAACAGCCTCTGATCTGCTGTTATCCTCCAGGTTGGTGAGATGGGAGAAACCCAGAGAAGCacaaagataaagaagataagCAAATGTAGGCAAACCTCAACTGCTTAGATAGCAGTAATGTCACACTGACTTATCCTCTGTGGGATATAAGAAAGGATTGGTGGACACTGAGGGTTGAAGTTGTCAAGCTTAAGGTTGGTGGgaaatacctttatttatttgattgtgAAAGCCTCCAAAAGTGAGTCACcgaggaaggaatgaaagaggaggggCTGTGATGCACTGTCAAGAAAGCTAAGAACTTTCCCACTTGCTGAGCCCTGCTGGGTTGAAGAACAAGACAGAAGACGCAGAACAACATCATGGAGAACCCGCTGGCCCATGAGGCTGTGGGGCAGCATTTCATGGCAGGAGGCAGCCTGACTTGCTCTTCCACCTCCAGAAACTACAGAGGTGCTTATTGAAATGGGTACCAGCCCAGTCCCTGCAAGTGAGGACCTGCTTAACAAAAAGGCATATCCTATATCCTAGGATATAGTATTCTAGTATCCTAGGATACCACATCATTGTACACAAAAATATTCTCTGCCTTATCCAAAGTCTGGATGTTTTTCCCTGCTGGTAGACCAATCCAGTAAGTTACTCTTCTGAGATAGATTGCTTTGTTTGGAGAAATCTTGCACTTAGAAAACTTTAaattcaagggcacctgggtagcagctcagtcggttaaatatccaacttttgatttcatggtttgtgggttcaagtcccacttctctgtctccctctctctctctctctctctttgcccctcccctgctcgtgctctctccctctctctcaaaaataaataaacaaactaggggcacctgggtggctcagttggttaagcgtccaacttcggctcaggtcatgatctcagagttcacgagttcaagccccacgttgggctatgcactgacagtttgtgggttcgtgcccacatcaggcactgtgctgacagctcggagcctagagtctgcttcagattctgtgtctccctctctctctacccctcccctgcttgtgctccatctctctctctctctctctctcaaaaattaaaaaaaaaaatctttaaaataaaaataaacaaacaaaaaactgccccaaaaacataaattaaaaaataattaaaaaatttttaattttgaattaatttttgacTCACAGAAAAGTTGTAGTTCGGACCCATCTACCCGCACCCAACTTTCCCTGATGTTAACACAGCCACGTTGCAAAGATCACAATTGGCTCTAGATGAACCAACAACAGGAAATAAATATTCTCTTACCTACACTACAGGTCtttaattttaccatttttgCCCTCACTAATGCccattttctgttccaggatcctgTTCAAGATCCCACTTGTTCTTGAACTCTTCCAGTCTATTgcagtttcttcatgtttctttgcCTTCTATGACTAATACTTTTGAAGAGTATTTTTGAGGAGTCGAATGTCCTTCAATTTAGGTTTGTCTGCTGTGTTCTCGCAATTAGAATGAGGTTGTGTATTTTGGGCAAGAATGCCACAGAAGTGATGTTTTGtccttctcagtgcatcataGTGAGGGTTAATAATGTCTGATTCCTGGTCATTTTAATATGTTGACTGGGTTTCTCCTTTGTTAGgtgctgtctttctctttgcAGTTAAGAAATATCTTGGGGGAcatttgtacatttaaaagtttgtaccggggcacctgggtggctcagtcggttcagcatccaacact is a window encoding:
- the B3GNT2 gene encoding N-acetyllactosaminide beta-1,3-N-acetylglucosaminyltransferase 2, whose protein sequence is MSVGRRRIKLLGILMMVNVFIYLIVEVSKSSSQEKNGKGEVIIPKEKFWKISDPPVAYWNREQEKLNRRYNPILNMLANQTGEVYGFSNISHLNFCEPDLRVMSVVSGFSNLPDRFKDFLLYLRCRNYSLLIDQPDKCAKKPFLLLAIKSLIPHFARRQAIRESWGRETNVGNQTVVRVFLLGQTPPEDNHPDLSDMLKFESEKHQDILMWNYRDTFFNLSLKEVLFLRWVSTSCPNAEFVFKGDDDVFVNTHHILNYLNSLSKNKAKDLFIGDVIHNAGPHRDKKLKYYIPEVVYTGVYPPYAGGGGFLYSGHLALRLYNITDRVLLYPIDDVYTGMCLQKLGLVPEKHKGFKTFDIEEKNKNNICSYVDLMLVHSRKPQEMIDIWSRLQDAHLNC